One segment of Anopheles stephensi strain Indian chromosome 3, UCI_ANSTEP_V1.0, whole genome shotgun sequence DNA contains the following:
- the LOC118508899 gene encoding mucin-5AC isoform X7 gives MIVTQQELGRPMQKIESVERSSSPFRCRRERDNCRSPPPTPAPPPSTPRKNKVPPDAMTGSVSQPQQPIESVHCGPLTANYIVPPASSSSSSPTSSTAIVEAVVSSSMALPASTMSSASSFIPHPGSPGHGRSNSARGSPEPESTQGNHSQHTSTPTSALRRLYFKTARASKAAKTAATAATTATAVAAAAANSSTVPKVVVMGSSTTSEATINTSTDSASTHVTNVTTTTDTETNDSLDLGDVSGQSEPLLSSLEDESSSIVALNQPAGNEEDENITVINGPDTPLLISYQPSLSLDYTSVETILLKNEGDFISVGEQGTKGELQSTQRKKQQREEHMRQLLDVTNTLTTEEIKDFEMRYGSPHHSRSQSVKTPGSRASGRPNQLCLPQQRSRVASMPNTGVEEEYYRLRHFSITGKGVVNRGDSLKSRRSKSNNSVASSNSSTEHLTPAAGAAAAGSARTSATCSLASSRESSTSNPASGPYKVLMLGGPAVGKSSLVSQFMTSEYLHAYDTSIDDDSGEKTVSVLLSGEESELTFIDHSYNEMAPENCMSTYDPHGYCVIYSSTDKETFFIAERILQILWTTENIAQKAVILVANKADLARCRVVTSDEGKAMATQYDCKFIETSVGINHNVDELLVGLLSQIRLKLENPEKSRDLFRKRSIRKSKRRACSPLGGAICLAGIGGSTNPSTPISGPPASGGGFVDTPPGSAHSSPRKYRGSRTSASLKVKGLLGRVWARDSKSKSCENLHVL, from the exons ATGATTGTTACTCAACAGGAGTTGGGTCGGCCGATGCAAAAG ATTGAAAGTGTTGAACGCTCCTCCTCACCCTTCCGATGTCGCCGCGAGCGAGATAACTGCCGATCTCCGCCCCCAACGCCGGCGCCACCTCCTTCAACACCTCGCAAAAACAAAG TTCCCCCCGATGCCATGACAGGATCGGTGTCCCAGCCGCAGCAGCCGATTGAAAGCGTGCACTGCGGTCCCTTGACGGCCAACTACATCGTACCTCCCGCCTcttcatcctcctcctcccccaCCTCATCCACCGCCATCGTGGAGGCGGTCGTCAGTTCCTCGATGGCACTGCCTGCGTCCACGATGTCGTCCGCTTCGTCATTCATCCCACACCCGGGAAGTCCAGGACACGGGCGTTCGAACTCGGCCAGAGGTAGTCCCGAGCCCGAATCGACCCAAGGAAACCACTCACAACACACGTCCACACCAACGTCGGCTTTGCGGAGGCTCTACTTCAAGACGGCTCGGGCAAGCAAGGCGGCCAAAACGGCAGCAACGGCAGCTACCACTGCAACGGCTGTCGCTGCAGCAGCCGCCAACTCGTCCACCGTACCGAAGGTAGTCGTAATGGGGTCGTCTACCACGTCCGAAGCTACCATCAACACTTCCACCGATTCTGCCTCGACGCACGTCACCAACGTCACGACGACCACGGACACGGAGACTAACGATTCGCTAGATCTGG GCGACGTATCAGGACAGAGTGAACCTCTGTTAAGCTCGCTCGAGGACGAAAGTTCCAGCATTGTTGCATTGAACCAACCCGCAGGCAATGAGGAGGACGAAAACATCACCGTCATCAATGGTCCCGATACCCCGTTACTGATCAGCTACCAG CCATCGCTCAGTCTGGACTACACGTCGGTTGAAACGATTCTGCTAAAAAATGAAGGCGACTTCATCAGTGTCGGCGAGCAAGGCACGAAAGGCGAATTACAATCGAcgcaaaggaaaaaacagcAACGAGAGGAACACATGCGACAGCTGCTGGACGTGACCAATACGCTAACCACGGAGGAAATTAAGGATTTCGAGATGAG ATACGGTAGCCCTCATCACAGCCGGTCCCAATCGGTCAAAACTCCCGGAAGTAGAGCATCAGGCCGTCCAAATCAGCTATGCTTGCCACAGCAACGTTCGAG GGTTGCTTCCATGCCCAACACAGGTGTCGAAGAGGAGTACTACAGACTGAGGCACTTTTCCATCACTGGAAAAGGCGTCGTAAATCGGGGTGATTCGTTGAAAAGCAGACGaagcaaatcaaataataGTGTGGCCAGCTCAAATTCCAG TACTGAACATCTAACTCCTGCCGCCGGAGCCGCCGCTGCTGGTTCTGCCCGCACGTCAGCCACGTGTAGTTTGGCATCCAGCCGAGAAAGCAGTACATCCAATCCGGCATCAGGACCGTACAA AGTGCTGATGCTGGGTGGGCCAGCGGTGGGTAAAAGCTCATTAGTGTCGCAGTTCATGACATCGGAATATCTGCATGCATATGATACTAGCATAG ATGATGATTCGGGCGAGAAAACGGTTTCTGTGCTTCTCAGTGGAGAAGAATCTGAATTAACGTTCATCGACCATAGCTATAATGAAATGGCG CCCGAAAATTGCATGTCCACGTACGACCCGCACGGTTATTGCGTGATCTATTCGTCGACGGATAAAGAAACCTTCTTCATAGCGGAGCGCATCCTGCAAATCCTTTGGACGACGGAAAACATTGCCCAAAAGGCAGTGATACTGGTGGCCAACAAGGCAGACCTGGCACGGTGTCGGGTGGTAACGTCCGATG AGGGTAAAGCAATGGCAACACAGTACGATTGTAAATTCATCGAAACATCCGTCGGAATCAACCACAACGTGGACGAGTTGCTAGTGGGACTTCTCTCCCAGATTAGATTAAAATTGGAAAACCCGGAAAAATCAAG GGATCTGTTCCGGAAACGATCGATACGGAAATCGAAACGTCGAGCCTGCTCGCCACTGGGCGGTGCGATTTGTTTAGCCGGCATCGGTGGCAGCACGAACCCTAGCACACCAATTTCCGGACCACCGGCTAGCGGTGGCGGTTTCGTCGACACACCGCCCGGAAGCGCGCACAGTAG TCCTAGAAAGTACAGGGGATCGCGAACATCCGCTAGCCTTAAGGTGAAAGGGTTGCTCGGCCGGGTGTGGGCTCGTGATTCGAAATCCAAGAGCTGTGAAAATTTGCACGTACTGTAA
- the LOC118508899 gene encoding uncharacterized protein LOC118508899 isoform X5: protein MIVTQQELGRPMQKIESVERSSSPFRCRRERDNCRSPPPTPAPPPSTPRKNKGDVSGQSEPLLSSLEDESSSIVALNQPAGNEEDENITVINGPDTPLLISYQELEDLSPRSPIFSPRESPNMKSGATNRTQQPRTAPISSNATRFPFDPPMSPKTYSGGVSRGDVASFARTHETMFSFDESPNPVRRPPPKMLTSSAEHTPDHSPNTIETVIGPEPIISTPLTKDRVTDAAQPAKQHMEPAQTSTSTPKRLMNSFKTRKERLVQQAGSAVAAATAAVTSAAGASGKPFKNPNYDPDLTMFPFDREAIDYDRIQRECFAVEEELLFEHDRRNADEYRSGGGTVGCGESPSKALYDAEIFSDHYSIFQQYAYLSQQETRDTPIDRNATPSKRNRMAATSDAFSPQRRTDHSTAVTGSGAAIHSRLSKFDQIATKFDMMPSKSAGTTVATQQLGCGTLPDLRVDYFAETSCCSVAGISVSSSGESGCETASGKARASSPASTMATSGGGGLRSMEVVGTGALVTGAINVTPNPMEGAVCTQPRATIVVQQPSLSLDYTSVETILLKNEGDFISVGEQGTKGELQSTQRKKQQREEHMRQLLDVTNTLTTEEIKDFEMRYGSPHHSRSQSVKTPGSRASGRPNQLCLPQQRSRVASMPNTGVEEEYYRLRHFSITGKGVVNRGDSLKSRRSKSNNSVASSNSSTEHLTPAAGAAAAGSARTSATCSLASSRESSTSNPASGPYKVLMLGGPAVGKSSLVSQFMTSEYLHAYDTSIDDDSGEKTVSVLLSGEESELTFIDHSYNEMAPENCMSTYDPHGYCVIYSSTDKETFFIAERILQILWTTENIAQKAVILVANKADLARCRVVTSDEGKAMATQYDCKFIETSVGINHNVDELLVGLLSQIRLKLENPEKSRDLFRKRSIRKSKRRACSPLGGAICLAGIGGSTNPSTPISGPPASGGGFVDTPPGSAHSSPRKYRGSRTSASLKVKGLLGRVWARDSKSKSCENLHVL from the exons ATGATTGTTACTCAACAGGAGTTGGGTCGGCCGATGCAAAAG ATTGAAAGTGTTGAACGCTCCTCCTCACCCTTCCGATGTCGCCGCGAGCGAGATAACTGCCGATCTCCGCCCCCAACGCCGGCGCCACCTCCTTCAACACCTCGCAAAAACAAAG GCGACGTATCAGGACAGAGTGAACCTCTGTTAAGCTCGCTCGAGGACGAAAGTTCCAGCATTGTTGCATTGAACCAACCCGCAGGCAATGAGGAGGACGAAAACATCACCGTCATCAATGGTCCCGATACCCCGTTACTGATCAGCTACCAG GAGCTGGAAGATCTTTCGCCGAGATCGCCCATATTTTCGCCCCGTGAATCTCCAAACATGAAATCAGGAGCCACGAATCGAACGCAACAGCCCCGTACAGCACCAATTTCATCAAATGCAACACGCTTTCCTTTCGATCCGCCCATGTCACCCAAAACGTACAGTGGGGGTGTTAGCCGTGGTGATGTTGCTTCCTTTGCTCGTACTCACGAAACCATGTTTAGCTTCGATGAGTCACCCAACCCAGTGCGGCGTCCACCACCTAAAATGCTCACCTCTTCGGCAGAACACACGCCCGACCATTCTCCAAACACAATCGAAACCGTCATTGGTCCCGAACCGATTATTAGCACGCCATTAACAAAGGATCGTGTCACGGACGCTGCGCAGCCTGCAAAGCAACACATGGAACCTGCACAAACGTCCACATCCACGCCGAAGCGGCTGATGAACAGTTTTAAGACCCGCAAGGAACGTCTCGTACAGCAGGCAGGTAGCGCTGTTGCTGCAGCTACAGCCGCAGTTACGTCCGCCGCCGGTGCGTCTGGTAAACCGTTCAAGAATCCAAATTACGATCCCGACCTGACAATGTTTCCTTTCGACCGAGAGGCGATCGATTACGATCGCATCCAGCGCGAATGCTTCGCCGTGGAAGAGGAGCTGTTGTTCGAGCACGATCGTCGCAATGCAGATGAGTATCGAAGCGGCGGTGGAACCGTTGGATGTGGCGAGTCGCCTTCGAAAGCGTTGTACGATGCGGAGATCTTCAGCGACCATTACTCGATCTTTCAGCAGTACGCTTACTTGTCGCAGCAGGAGACCCGAGACACGCCGATCGACCGCAACGCAACACCCTCCAAGCGTAATCGAATGGCGGCAACATCTGATGCATTTTCGCCCCAGCGTCGTACCGATCACAGCACGGCGGTAACAGGTTCGGGCGCGGCCATTCACTCGCGCCTCTCCAAGTTTGATCAGATCGCCACCAAGTTCGATATGATGCCGTCAAAGTCTGCCGGCACGACGGTAGCGACACAGCAGCTAGGTTGCGGAACACTTCCGGACCTACGCGTCGACTACTTCGCAGAAACATCGTGCTGCTCCGTTGCGGGAATTTCCGTCTCATCGAGCGGAGAATCCGGCTGCGAAACAGCCTCTGGCAAGGCGCGTGCGTCGTCTCCGGCATCAACGATGGCGAcctctggtggtggtggcctcCGTTCGATGGAAGTCGTTGGCACAGGCGCACTGGTCACCGGTGCTATAAATGTTACGCCAAACCCGATGGAAGGAGCAGTTTGTACACAACCACGGGCGACAATAGTCGTACAGCAA CCATCGCTCAGTCTGGACTACACGTCGGTTGAAACGATTCTGCTAAAAAATGAAGGCGACTTCATCAGTGTCGGCGAGCAAGGCACGAAAGGCGAATTACAATCGAcgcaaaggaaaaaacagcAACGAGAGGAACACATGCGACAGCTGCTGGACGTGACCAATACGCTAACCACGGAGGAAATTAAGGATTTCGAGATGAG ATACGGTAGCCCTCATCACAGCCGGTCCCAATCGGTCAAAACTCCCGGAAGTAGAGCATCAGGCCGTCCAAATCAGCTATGCTTGCCACAGCAACGTTCGAG GGTTGCTTCCATGCCCAACACAGGTGTCGAAGAGGAGTACTACAGACTGAGGCACTTTTCCATCACTGGAAAAGGCGTCGTAAATCGGGGTGATTCGTTGAAAAGCAGACGaagcaaatcaaataataGTGTGGCCAGCTCAAATTCCAG TACTGAACATCTAACTCCTGCCGCCGGAGCCGCCGCTGCTGGTTCTGCCCGCACGTCAGCCACGTGTAGTTTGGCATCCAGCCGAGAAAGCAGTACATCCAATCCGGCATCAGGACCGTACAA AGTGCTGATGCTGGGTGGGCCAGCGGTGGGTAAAAGCTCATTAGTGTCGCAGTTCATGACATCGGAATATCTGCATGCATATGATACTAGCATAG ATGATGATTCGGGCGAGAAAACGGTTTCTGTGCTTCTCAGTGGAGAAGAATCTGAATTAACGTTCATCGACCATAGCTATAATGAAATGGCG CCCGAAAATTGCATGTCCACGTACGACCCGCACGGTTATTGCGTGATCTATTCGTCGACGGATAAAGAAACCTTCTTCATAGCGGAGCGCATCCTGCAAATCCTTTGGACGACGGAAAACATTGCCCAAAAGGCAGTGATACTGGTGGCCAACAAGGCAGACCTGGCACGGTGTCGGGTGGTAACGTCCGATG AGGGTAAAGCAATGGCAACACAGTACGATTGTAAATTCATCGAAACATCCGTCGGAATCAACCACAACGTGGACGAGTTGCTAGTGGGACTTCTCTCCCAGATTAGATTAAAATTGGAAAACCCGGAAAAATCAAG GGATCTGTTCCGGAAACGATCGATACGGAAATCGAAACGTCGAGCCTGCTCGCCACTGGGCGGTGCGATTTGTTTAGCCGGCATCGGTGGCAGCACGAACCCTAGCACACCAATTTCCGGACCACCGGCTAGCGGTGGCGGTTTCGTCGACACACCGCCCGGAAGCGCGCACAGTAG TCCTAGAAAGTACAGGGGATCGCGAACATCCGCTAGCCTTAAGGTGAAAGGGTTGCTCGGCCGGGTGTGGGCTCGTGATTCGAAATCCAAGAGCTGTGAAAATTTGCACGTACTGTAA